A window of Kribbella voronezhensis genomic DNA:
GGACGATCTACGGGAACGTCGCCAACCATGGAGTCATCCCCAACCTGCCCGGTGGTTCTGTGGTCGAAGTCCCTTGCCTGGTTGACGGTTCGGGTGTTCAGCCCACAGCGGTCGGCGCTCTGCCGGCCCAGTGCGCGGCGCTGAACCGGTCCTATGTGAACGTCAACGAACTGGTCGTCCGCGCTGCCTTGGAGGACGACCCGCTCTCGATCCGGCAGGCGTTGCTGATGGATCCGGCCACCGCTCTTCCGGCGGATCAACTATGGGCCCTGTGCAACGAGTTGGTGGATGCTCATAGCAACTACTTACAGCCGTCGTTGCGGACTTTGCTTTAGAGGGCCTGCTCCAGATAGGTGCGATAGGTGGCGAGGTCGGCCAGGACGTCGGCGGCAGTGCTGTTCTTCCGCAGCGCGCCCACGCCCTGGCCGGCGTACAGAGAGGCGGTGGTCGGGTCGGCCGCCTTAGTGGCCGCGACGTACTCGTCGTGACCGGCGTCGTCCGACTTGAGGGCCGGCTCCTGGCCTTCCCAGCGGTCATAGAACGCGTTACGGAGAGCGCGGCCGCCGAATTCGTCCGGCCAGCCGGCTCGTGATGCGGCGTCGAAGACCGTGCCGTAGACGGTGGCGGTCTCGTCGGCCTCGATCAGGGCCCGCCGCGACGGCTCGGGCGTCAGCGCCTCCTCGGCCGTGAGGAACGCGGTACCGATCCAGCCGCCGGCCGCACCGGCCGCGAGTACGGCGGCCAGACCACGCGGGCCCGAGATGCCGCCGCCCGCGAGGACGGGGAGGTCGGTGAGGTCCAGAATCGCTTGCAGCAAAGGAAGTGCGCCGACCTCGTTGCGGCCGTGCCCGCCGGCTTCGGCGCCGCGGGCAACGATCACGTCGACACCGGCCGCGATCCCCGCCCGCGCGTCCGCGACGGTGCCGGCCTGCATCGCCACGACGATCCCGGCCGCCCGCAGCGGTTCGACGTACGGCGTGAGGTCGCCGAAGCTGAGCGACACGAGGGCGGGCCGCAGTTCGAGCACCGCCTCGAGATGCTCGGGACGGTCGGCGACGGACCAGGCCATCAGGCCGACCCCGTACGGCTTGCCACTCGCCGCGGCGATCGCGCCTTCGGTCCGGATCCAGTCGGCGGTGACCGCGGAACCGGCGCCGAGCATGCCCAGTCCGCCGGCCGCCGAGATCGCGGCCGTCAGCCGGCCGCCGCTCACGTTCGCCATCGGCGCACCGACCACCGGCACGGTGAGCCCGAACTTCTCCGTCAGCCAAGTCCCCATCAGCGGCTCCTTTCGCAGGTCACCAGAGCACCACATCGCCGCGCCCCGGGGCCATGTCGGGGGTCACAAACGGCGAAAGCCCGCCCCGATACCCGGGACGGGCTTTCGTTGCCTGCGTCAGCTCTTGTAGACGTCCGAGGCCGGGTCGCCGTGGCACCGCTTGTACTTCTTGCCGGAGCCGCACGGGCAGACCGCGTTGCGCGGCGTACCGGCGTACTCCAGGGCGCCGCCCTCGGTGGCGTCCATGTGCACGGACACCTCGTCGTCGCCATCGATGGTCGGCGCCGAGTAGGACAGCTTCTGCGGACGGCTCGTTCCGCTCAGGCCCTTGGCGCGCAACTTCGGGGCGTCCTGCGGCCGCGGCGTGTCCTGCGGCCGGTCCTCGTCGTCCTCGCCGGACTGCCGGCCCGGGAACTCGGCGACCGGAGCACCCGGCACCAAGATGTCCTCGGCCTCGGTCTCCTCGAGCTCGGCCAGCTCAGCCTGCGCGGCGAGGTCGGCCTGCATCGCCTCGATGTCGACCTCGACGTTGAAGATGAAGGCGACCGACTCCTCCTTGATGGACTCCATCATGGCGGCGAACATGTCGTAGCCCTCACGCTGGTACTCCACCAGCGGGTCGCGCTGGGCCATCGCGCGCAGGCCGATGCCCTCGCGCAGGTAGTCCATCTCGTACAGGTGTTCGCGCCACTTGCGGTCCAGCACGCTGAGCACCACCCGGCGCTCCAGCTCGCGCATCGCGTCGCTGCCGAGCAGCTCCTCGCGCCGTGCGTACGCCTCGCGGGCGTCGGTGACGAACCGCTCGATCAGGAAGTCCGGGGTCAGGCCGGCCCGGTCGCCGCCCGCCTCCTCGACCAGCTCTTCCTCGGTCAGCTCGGTCTGGTACAGCGTCTTGAGCGCGGTGAACAGCGCGTCAAGATCCCAGTCCTCCGCGAACCCGTCGGCGGTCGCGCCCTGCACGTAGCCGGTGACGGTCTCGTCCAGCATGTCCAGCACCTGCTCCTGCAGGTCCGCGCCCTCGAGCACGCGGCGGCGCTCGGCGTACACGACGTGCCGCTGCCGGTTCATCACGTCGTCGTACTTGAGGATGTTCTTCCGGGTCTCGAAGTTCTGCGCCTCGACCTGGGACTGGGCCGACGCGATCGCCTTGGTGACGACCTTGTTCTCCAGCGGCACCGTGTCGTCGTCGTTGCGCGACATCGCCCAGTCGACCATCTCGCGCTTGAACAGGCGCATCAGGTCGTCCTCGAGCGACAGGTAGAA
This region includes:
- a CDS encoding NAD(P)H-dependent flavin oxidoreductase, with translation MGTWLTEKFGLTVPVVGAPMANVSGGRLTAAISAAGGLGMLGAGSAVTADWIRTEGAIAAASGKPYGVGLMAWSVADRPEHLEAVLELRPALVSLSFGDLTPYVEPLRAAGIVVAMQAGTVADARAGIAAGVDVIVARGAEAGGHGRNEVGALPLLQAILDLTDLPVLAGGGISGPRGLAAVLAAGAAGGWIGTAFLTAEEALTPEPSRRALIEADETATVYGTVFDAASRAGWPDEFGGRALRNAFYDRWEGQEPALKSDDAGHDEYVAATKAADPTTASLYAGQGVGALRKNSTAADVLADLATYRTYLEQAL